GAGGGAACTGCAGAGGGTTGAGTGTCCAGCCCTTGGACGCCAGTGCATCAGAGAGTCTGTAGATGTTGAAGTCATCTGATCCAATTGCTATCACAGACACATCTGGCTTACCAATCACCTTGATTCCATTGATAGTGTGCAACCTGAGTGAGACAAGTACTATTCATGTACCACATATCAGCATATCAATCACAGCAAGTTTGGTAACAAAGAACAAATCAGGCTGCCGTTTCAACAAGTTCTTGCAAGcataagatctcgtaactttcctcatAGCATTTCTACCTCTGATACTGTAACACTGACTTATGATTGTTGCAATGCtacaagagctttgtgaaactttGTGTAGTGAGCACAAGGATCAGGAGagttatttgtttttcaaattgttttgaATATCACTTTAATGACACCAGTGATTCAGCATTGTATGTAAGGACAACCACAAGTCCTGCAGGTGTCGGACATTTGGCATATGAGGACAGGTAAGTGCTATGGAGCTGCAAGTGCTTATGCTTTCTGCTCAGCATTAGCATAGGACCACCACTTTGGGAGTACCTTTAGGATTCAGCACCACAAAACACAAATGAACTCATTACTAAGTCACATGTCTCTAATGCAAGCAGCAGGTTTTGTGAGAATCCATGACAAACGAACTTGTGTTCACAGGTTAACACCTCAGCTATGTCCATATTTGCtgttttatttgaaaatttGTCTACTCATGCATGAGAGCTATGGAAATTCACTTTATGAAATGTATCTCTCTTGTAGATGGTGGTCCCtgaatttaaaacaacataaCAATACATAACAAGTACAGATGGAATTCCTTGGTAAAACTATATAGCGGTACATCTTTAGTTCAGGGGTATAATAAAAGGGCTTTCACAAAACTGGTGCTTGGTGTATAATGTGCCAGAGTAggctatatttagcacacaaaAACTGAAAACTCCCGACATCACTGGTCTTACACAGTGACAATGAATACATAGATGACTGATCACTGAGAGGAGATTTGGCACACCTGATGATCCAGCAACAGACTAATGTTACAGAGCACTGTTTTTGTAACAAAGATTCACAGATTATGTCACAAGGTATTGTGACATGTTTGTTAAGTTTGTGGTCCTGAATGCTCTGGACAAGGAAGACTATTTGGATCTTTGCAAATATGGTGTAGTTTATTAAAAATCAGGTCAGGTGCATCTAGGAATAGACACCAGGGATCTGATCTTATATGGCTCagtttagtgctttgttacatGGACTGGTGCAACACATTATTATGAAGTGCAACTTGGTTATGAGTCTAACATGCACAGGGCGAAAGTGAATATTGtagaaataaatcaacattaaaTCTAACATTTTATGCATAAATAGGTCAACTCATTTCCTTGTAAACATAGGCTATGGCACCAAAACACGACACCAGTGACACCAGTGTTTCATCAGTGTTATTGATAGACATGCCTCGACTATGACAGTTCTTGTAAACAGGGATCAGCTGTCTCTGTGTTGCTATGGATTGATGTACTATGTATTCATGATTAGTACATCATGGACATATGTTTATAACCTCTGATGTTTTAACACACTACATTGCAACAGGAATTTGGTCTTTATCTTGCATCTGGTGAAAGTAGCTTAACATTTCTTAAATCGCACCTTTCCATAGGATTCTAGCCCAATGGAGGGATGTAACTGTACAGCTCTGAAACATTAGGTCTTTGAACTTTGACTAAACACTTACAGCTCCATACCACTTATTCTTAAGTGGGACTCACTTTTCCTCCAAATACTTGGTTGCATTGATGATTTTTCTTGTGGCATCTACATATCCATCTTCTCCTATGTACATCATCGTCGCCCAGCAAGCTGCGATTATGGCTCCTGCTCTGCTGCCTGTTAAAACGATGAAGAATAAGAACTTTATAAAAAACACGGCTTTATGATGTTGTCCTTCTTAGAGGTCTTCCCAAGCAAGGGGAGTGCGGGAACCTAATAAGTTTTCCCTTGGCACACATGAATGAATGTGTTTACTTGTTTCCTTTAGCAAATGTTCTCAGGTTTGTCTTTTCCATTTGGATATGAATTTGGGTACCATAAGTTTAAGGGCCAGCTAGAGTTTTGGCATTACATGCTCATGGCAATGACTTCATATTTATAGAAATAATTTTTGGTAACAGTAAAGGTTCTCAGATTGCAATGTATGCTATTTCTGCTATTGTAGGAAGGCATTAGTAATCATCATGAAAGCCAGTGAAAATCTTCAACTCTGCCCTGTCATAAAACCACAAAAATTGCAGAAAAAGACTTGATATATATTCACTACCTCAGATGTCACCATTTCATTTAACAAATTCCAAAATATCCTCGGGGAAAATATCCAAACCTCCACCAGTGCTCCCTCCCATTTCATCTCCAACAACACTGCACTGAGTTGGACAGGGCCCATTGATATCTAAGTTCATGGGACCACAGCCCTAGTCATATAATTAAAAAATGATCCCTGACATACACTGATAAAGGAAATTAACTGGAAACTCTGGTCAGTTCAGTTGCATCTATTGAGAAATAAAACAAGAGATTGTAGAGAGCTACAGTTTCCTTAAAGGAACATGTCCAGTGATGAGTTCATTTATTCCCATGATCCACTGAAAGGGGAGCAAGTGAGGGAGTTGGGTTTAACGCTATCTGGGACTTATTCCAGATATATCCTGCCATATTTGCTTAATGTCAGGGGAAAGCCAGACATGATGCAGGTCAAATTTATCACTTGGTCAAAGCCACAAACCTGGGTATGAGGTGAGTGAggtgggttttacgccactcttagcattattccagcaaaatcacaacaagggataccagaaatggacatcacatattgtacccacatgAGAAATTGTAACCTGGCtgtcagcatgatgagtgaacgcgTTAGCCATATGGCAACTGAACCACCCCTCCTACGTATGGTGACAAAAAACCCATGaaatatacttatggggaacgAGTCTTCACACCAAGGATCAAATGATTCTAGTGtgccaaagggacacaactcatgCTGCCTATAGTGTTAGATGCCACATGCATACTTATGTATTATGCAGTTTGTATCCTCTGTTCACACTACACACATACCCATGAGAGTTGGTGATGCATAGATGCCACCAGGCCAGTCTGGCTGGTTGAAGAACTGGAAGCTGCGGTACTTCTTGTCCTTGTACATGATCACTGAAGAACCTTTAGGGGCATAGCCATACTGAAATAACATACACAGTACTGAATAAACAAAGAAAGACAGGCAACATTCACACACTGAATTAACTGATCTACAATAAAGTTGACTAACTATTGTTGTTCAATCTTCATCATAAGTGTGCTTTGATAATATTCTGATAATTGGCAAAagacaaacatgaaacaaacaactgCTTTTATGCTAAGCCAAGAGTTGTCAGCACcaacatgtaattttctgaataaaattgatattgtatacttatcctgactcatgcttatttctTACAGAATCTGATGGAAACAgtggtgggtcaggccacgttggattctgctggctgtcaaaaATACATCCAATAAATTCCCCCCCATCTTCCCCAACGGGGACTTGTAACTTGATAATTCGGTCCTgctcttctaatattcattgtagattctaggggatcacatccagtcgaatttatcttcagcagaagGCTTCGTTGACTGGAATGTGGTGACATCGAAAGTAACTAGCGTCCTGCTAGTTTCagatgcaactaaatgtcaagatattgtaatcaagactagttgcgaccctcttcatgtacaagtatcttcattatgagTACAGGGTCcaaatcactcatgctagtctgtttaagacgtgtgcatggactttccaccattatactcagCAGAGcatctggcttccacaagtcactTGATAAACTGGGTGAGTGAACTCAGCACCTTCGaagaactgttagttgctgagcaacgacaagaggcccaaactgatgaatgccagagacgtcCTCTGTGGCTCTGTGTCTCGTAGATAATGGTTGGCAATCACTGTTTggcttccaaaagcagccctccattatagttgatagtgagcaattcccatgtagcACTAGTGTAGAGATAaaggctctgacttcatgtgggtttgAGGCTCACAGAGGATCCAATACTGCTGCTTTATAGGCTCTCATTGCCTTCTAGACTTGTTACGTACAATGTATATCTTCagtgctctgactggacataatgataaatcttgagtatcatGAGGTTTCAGGATTGAAGATAACGCcggtatgtggaattgtctatccagctgacctggcagttgattttCCACAATAAAATCCCATTGTAGACCCAGATGAGCTGTCTGCTGATGATTTGCATCAAAACTCGTGCAGCTGATGTCTACAGCATGAATTTGTGACATGCATGCAGCTGTAGCTAAGGCAAATTAGCAGTTCAAATGAGGTCCAATCAAGCGACTCGtatgcatcacttgtgagatgttgaagtaCAATGTTGAGatcccatgctgttgatcttccaactgtAAGGAGTGTAGGAAGGCAAATAGCtcaggtactttagtcagcttggttTCCATTTCCATGGTGACgactgagctgagagctgccaagtatgtagataatgtagagcctttcagacctctggaatgtcataagtgacataaatattctgctaTCTGCAGATATGTTGCCTACAGCTGTCTCAGTAGTCATGAGGTCCAAGTCCTGAAGACAAGGTCGACATGTGGAACTGTCTGTTCGGTTGACCTAGCAGTTGTCTGATTTTCTCGATGACTCTTGGTAGCAGTCTGGAGGGGGAAATGCAAATGCGTTTAGTCTTGTTGACCCTTGTTTATGTAGAAGgctactgttgagttgtctgtatggatcatcagtagcttgtctctcggtgTTGTCGACCAATGATGGACAACATGCATCACCACTTCCATCTCCATCTGGCTGATGTGAAGAATTCGATCTTCCTTCTTccagaatcctgctgcaacctcgtTGTTTAGATGGGCATTCTATCCTTGGAGAGACGTGTCGACTTAAAGATGGTTatcgagtagacattatcaatgacatagtgataacggagagagtagaacttgttcTAATCATCGGCTTGAACTTCGACCCACCGATCATGGGCTAGTGATGTATCTCAAcatagtgatgaatcaaatcccgaGAAGTCAACCGAACTGAGTTTATAGCCTGATAGTGAAATCCAACTATAGACTAAGTTGACTTCTCCCATGATGAGCTTGTATGAAGATGCATCATTCTTTGTCTTCAGATCATCAGCGCTGAACGTGTTGACATTccaaggaagtctatttatGGCTGGCTGTCTGTCTgatcagaaactgccattcATTGCTGCAAGTCTCCTGATAGGCAACATTGAGTCTGCTGTAGATGATCTCTACACCGTCTGAACAATCAAATGACGCTGTAGACTGCTAATCTAGTGTGTAAACGACATCTGTCCATCATTGAATGACTGTAGGTCAAATGGAGACGACTTCCTAATactggaaaaaaaacatcaaattcGGGCGTTGTCTCTCGagaaccaatcagattgtagataTAACGTCACTGGTGCAGCAGATAACTGATCATCGTGAAATCCTGTTCAAACGGTGATACCCTTGCTAGCATTTAGGCTTGTTTGTAACCATGCTGTTTAGCTGTTTTGCTTTATATGAGTAAAGTGCGTGAAAAAACTTCCCCcgcttgaagctgatgtagacaaattgtGTTCCGGGTAGATGTGTCGGAATTTTTCCACGGAAGATAATACCGTCATCTCTTGTGATCGGAGGTGTAGTTTGCAGTGGTATGCTGCAGTCATCATGAAGAATCTTTATGATGTATTCATTGTTGAGAATTCCCCGCTTCTTCCAGTCGAGTTGACTTCAGAGTCCGAAAAGAGGGCTTCCTCCGGAGATGACGATCGGTAGTATCTGTCTTCATCCTTCCATGAGTGTGACACATTCGATGGATGCCGATGATCCTTCTTATGTGAGTCCAGGTCTGAAGGGGACGACGAGTGCTGATGGCACCCTCGACGAGCTGGGGAGACTGATGAAGATCTTCTTTACTGACGAGTAGACCTGTGAGCGCACTCATCCGTGctggctcactcactcgtctGTGCGGGTGCACTCATTCGAATTGGATCTCTTATCAAGCTCATGTTGCACCAAGGGTGGCTCATCATGGATATGTCATTCCTGTAGAGGGACGATCTCGTCACCACAGGACTTCTTCGTCAAAGAATGTTGATTATGCGACGACTTCTTTGCAGACGACTTCGTCTTTGACGACATTTGTGATCTACACTTCATAGGCTGTGAAAGCCCCGTTCCTGATGAAGTACTCTTCTGTGGTCTAGGGGACAACTTGCTGGACCCAAGGTATAACCCTGGGGACACGCCTGAATGATAACTGGAACGAAATTCAGcagttaatgaaaaaaaaaaccagttACCCAAAGCTAAATCACCTGACTGGACATGACTAATAAAAGTCAACGTTTCCTGTCCCTCGCACGCCTGTGAAAAGAAcgaatttatacaataaattcagacacagatacatttctgtAAAATTCACAGCAAATAGTGGAAGAATATAAGGGCTTACATGCCGGAGAAACTAAGAGCGGGTGAACTGCTGACAGCCGTAATTTACACTGTAAACACGATTTCATCGGTTTACGAAATATGTGCTATATCAACACACAGtaatcacaaataaacaaattgtgatacatatacctaaACCAAATACTGCATACGACATAAATATAGTTAAAGGACCGAAATAACTGAAAAACTTATCACTGTGGTAGAGACTCCAGGTAACTCCAGCCGCCTTCGTCAGGCGATAAGGAGAGGGTGAAGAGCATGGCAGGTCGCGGGAAAGGGGAGGCTAtacgtgggtgagtgtattttacctctgtttcttttagaagggaacttcaaggaatttctggtgttccactactttcgccagggaagaggagataagcaataagcatgagacaggataaggaaaaatagcTACAGTTTTGAAATGGTCATCGGTGTTTGTGCCAAAATCTTTCTGAATTTGCAAATCATATTGATGTCATTAGACACCAAATCAAAAAGTCACAATATGCGTATCTGCAGATAACCCTTGATTCAAAAGCTTTCACTTGTCTGCACAAACACTGGTTATTGAAGACTTATCTTGTGATTGTCTGCAAATATACTGGTGACTGTGGGACCTACCTTGTGATTGTCTGCAGACGCACTGGTGACCTGCCTTGTAAGTGTCTGCAGATATACTGGTGACCTACCTTGTGAGTGTCTGCAGATATGCTGGTGACCAGCCTTGTGAGTGTCTGCAGATATACTTGCGACCTACCTTGTGAGTGTCTGCAGATATACTGGTGACTCCAGGAACACGGAAGTCAAATGGAGACAGTGGGAAGCCAGCTTTCCCCATGAAGGGTATCAAGAAGCCACCAAGGCAACTGTCTACATGAACAGGAATGTTGTAGTATTTGCCAAGCTGTCAACAAGCAATAATAATCAGTCAGCATTAGAAATTCAGGAGTAGAACAAAAAAGAAAACCTCCCACTTACAAAATACTGCTGAATAAGGGAGTGTCTTGTGGCTTTCTTTTACATCTAAATATCTCTATACAAATGTTGCAAATAAAAACAGCAGATGTATCAATAAGTTTCACTGACATATTACAGTGCTGTCAACATCACAAAGATTGACTGAATGGGATATCTTTTTAGTGAAGGTGCTGGGGAAGTTAATGTGTAAAAATAACAACAGGGGCAATCATTTTAAccaatgtttgttgtaagaggcaaaaGACAAAAGGGTTGGAACCATACAGGTTTCTTGTTCGCAAGTCAAAGGATACACTAAGGACACTTCTGTCAACTGTACAACTGTATTTTAGTTCTTGTAGTTATCATAAGAGCAAGAAGCATATTGAAAACTGCCAGTCAAACAGTTACAGAGTTGACTATCTTATTTTACAATGCATGAATCCTCCACTTCTGAAGCACAAGCCCTTGTATCATTTCCAGGATTAAAgatacttttaaaaaatataaaaattttTAGACGACCCCAGACTTTAAACCATTCACAGCACAATATATCCAGACAAGACCGGACATTGCCGATCATTATGTTACCATTGCATGCAATCGATTTAAACTCCATCTAcacataatcatgggtgatttgacATATCGATCAACAGTTCtaccagttctttattgttatttctacgATGCTtcagtgaaagatcaaaggcattgactatactttatcagacgattatgtgcactttttgcattatgtcAAAATATGTTGGCATCACTGCGCCATTCTAGTCTTCCCCCTCATGACTGAACACTTTTACTTTATGCCACCATTCAACTGCTATGACACAAGGACCTGTGTTCTGAAGAGGGACATAACTTGTGGATATCAGACAAATTAACGTCTCTTTGAAAATACTGTTGCAACTCTATTCTTCTAAATTGAAACTTGCAAAATGAACTCACAGCGGCAATTTCCTCCACTGGATCAATCACTCCATGCGGAAAACCAGGGGCTGATGCAACAAGCTGAAATAATACAGAAATCAATGACCCATTGTCACAAGAACATGAACTTGTACTCACTACATTCTTCCATCACTTGTGCATACATAAACTTTGCTAATGAGATATACCCAATGTCATATACAAACACAACAGATGTcatattcattatgtatgtcatTACAATAATCCCCTGAAAGCCATGTCAGAACAGGCTTTAAGCACCTTACTTCTGACTGTTAGGGGCTAAAAAAATGGATTGATTTGTTGCTGACAATAAACCTCCCACTGCATGAAATGATGCATATGTTTACAGTTACTTGTTTGACTAGTCATACATTGCTAACTTCAGATCCTCAACATGTATGATAAACTAGACAGTTATGATAGCATGTAAGGCTTGTGGAGGGAGGCCCTGACACAGAAGTACATAACTCACCATGACAGTGTTCCTGCTGATGGCTCTCTTCATGGCTTTCACATTGGCCTTCTTAGTCTCTGGGTCCACGGGAATGTGTGTGATCTTCATGTGGAGAAGGTGGGCAGCCTGAAAACAGATATGAAGACCCATGACCATAGCACAGCATATCTAAATTACAGATTTTGTTCTAAAAACCTTCTGGTTTGGTGATCATGTATATCCACTTTGTCTTGTATAGTTTTACCATGTACTATCTGAACTGCACTTGAGCAACTTTTTTGATGGTCAGTGTCTGAGGAACCAGACCTAACACAGTGCTGCTCTAACATACttttgtacatgttttcattacatgtatGAAATATCTTACAGAAAAGATATACTTGTGTCTCCTTATTTGCCATGATGTTTGAATATCCCCTTTATTGACATAAATTGTTCAATTTCACTGTCTTAATCAATGAGGGAGGATATTTAACAAAACTCACCTTATCAAAAGCTGCATGAGCTGTCACTGGTACAATGCTGAAAAGTGGATACCTCTGTGAATAGATTATCTGTTCCAAACACATTCAACAATTACAAACTTGACAGTACTGTAACTAGTCATTGTCAACAAAAAACACTCAAACATTATACTGGCAATTTTGCtgatatatatcacaaataACAGGATTTTGCATTTTAGGTAAAATTCATTAAATTCAAAAATACTATCTACGTCAGTGAAATATTGTGGCTATGCAGAACAAAAAGCAGGTAAACACATTATTGGTTTTCAATTATATGAGCAAGTTTCTCAAACAATGATGGTACTACTTACATCTCTCCAAACTTGATCCCTCGTTCCTCCCTGGCCATGTTTCTGTAGGCCAGACATGCCAGGAGAATGCTCTCTGTCCCACCGCAGCTCATCTGTACACATGGAGCAGTTATAAAGTCAGTATACAAGTCGGTGAGTAGGTAAGTGGACCTGCTGTATCACAGCAGCTTCAACACAATTAATCAAGGTTAGAAGTGGTCTTTAGCGGTCCATGGGATGAGGTGGTCAAACACGCttacttggttaacacatgtcattgtattccaaatgctcatgctgttaatcacaggcttgattatttacagaccgctgccacatagctggaatactactgGGTGCAGCGTCAAACAACTAAACAATCCATACACATACATCTCATAACCTCACATGTATTGACAATTGCATAACAAATTGTTCTAACTGGACAGTACAAAGCTGAGCTTAATACCACTGGCTGAATCAGCACTTCAAGTAGTCATTCAAATACTGCTAGATGTTTACTTACTGTTCCACAAGTCTGAGGGCCGCCATTGAACATAGAACAGGTCATCCTGACAACCTCTGCCTCCATCTTCCTGACATCAGGGAAGACCTCGGGATGTAGAGGGTTAGTCCATGCAAACATACTGTAGGCCTGCAAGGGATGAACATAAAGAAACGTTGACACCAAAGACTTCTAATTTTAACATCataaagactggggccacatcCTATAATGGTTTGAATGGAATGCATACTTCTATGTTAAGGACCCATGACAATCCGcttagaaatggacttcagtaacccatggttgttgtaagaggcaactagctGATTGCGTGGTGAGGCTTACTGCCTTGGTTGACTTGTCATTATTCCAAAgtatagactgatgctcatgaagttgatcactggattgtcttatcaa
The nucleotide sequence above comes from Haliotis asinina isolate JCU_RB_2024 chromosome 5, JCU_Hal_asi_v2, whole genome shotgun sequence. Encoded proteins:
- the LOC137284557 gene encoding sphingosine-1-phosphate lyase 1-like, translated to MAGIVKTVVGPIQPLLDGAKSRLNDLCKGLEPWQIVVYTCGGTVIAIAIKDFLNGEESLQVRSKRTFFKWMKKIPYVKKKIEEELEKNVKGMEKSLCHGTEGSAFVLKLPKEGLTEVELTKELERYRNLDKIPWEKGLVSGAVYSGDPVLTEVMTKAYSMFAWTNPLHPEVFPDVRKMEAEVVRMTCSMFNGGPQTCGTMSCGGTESILLACLAYRNMAREERGIKFGEIIVPVTAHAAFDKAAHLLHMKITHIPVDPETKKANVKAMKRAISRNTVMLVASAPGFPHGVIDPVEEIAALGKYYNIPVHVDSCLGGFLIPFMGKAGFPLSPFDFRVPGVTSISADTHKYGYAPKGSSVIMYKDKKYRSFQFFNQPDWPGGIYASPTLMGSRAGAIIAACWATMMYIGEDGYVDATRKIINATKYLEEKLHTINGIKVIGKPDVSVIAIGSDDFNIYRLSDALASKGWTLNPLQFPPSVHFCVTLLHTKEGVIDSFVNDVRTMTDDIMKVPDAKTGGAAVIYGMAQSIPDRTLVSELTRTFLDLCYDTSLTSVSTNGHSIPNGN